One genomic segment of Mesoterricola silvestris includes these proteins:
- a CDS encoding GxxExxY protein, giving the protein MPIQDPLTQQIIGFCYRIANTLGHGFVEKVYENALAIEFRKARLAFAQQQKVEVFYEGERVGHYKADLIVEGRVIVEVNAIQALSEVDVAQGLNYLRATGLPTCLLINFGKAKIEVRRLGMKPGEGTGGMELEVKDVQ; this is encoded by the coding sequence ATGCCTATCCAGGACCCGCTCACACAGCAAATCATCGGCTTCTGCTACCGAATTGCGAACACCCTGGGCCACGGATTCGTCGAGAAGGTCTACGAGAACGCCCTGGCCATCGAATTCCGAAAGGCGAGGCTCGCCTTTGCCCAGCAGCAAAAGGTCGAAGTGTTCTACGAGGGCGAAAGGGTTGGGCACTACAAGGCCGACCTCATTGTGGAAGGGCGGGTCATCGTAGAGGTTAACGCCATCCAGGCCCTGAGCGAGGTTGATGTCGCTCAGGGCCTGAATTACCTGAGGGCCACCGGCCTTCCAACTTGCCTTCTCATCAATTTCGGCAAGGCGAAGATCGAGGTTCGAAGGCTGGGAATGAAGCCTGGCGAGGGTACCGGGGGCATGGAACTCGAGGTCAAGGACGTTCAATAA
- a CDS encoding NPCBM/NEW2 domain-containing protein, which translates to MSHAQVLPQPPHPARGGRAMGTSLTLAALLALPAVPAEPWPHPIPARVQDGPNPDLFVMTLGPVGTPLAQGIYDPLRDQVALLDGSVLPHYYRDRLGLNHFKPMDKSVFPEPPSGFCTWYYYYQDLDEGEVRRSTDWLARNLKDYGARIVQVDDAWQKEKEDGGHGSRDWSGVDAHFPGGMAALAAHIKARGFVPGLWVAPHGQSNPEVVRANPGVFLQKPDGTSPSDTWEGKWLVDPSAPAAPDYLRRLFGTFTGWGFDYFKIDGQPVVLDEYRRTRVFMHEPGEAGALYRRTVGAIRDAIGPRRYLLGCWGLPVEGMGLMDGCRTGGDVVRGWDGFLTALEPTLRSYYQHNIAWYTDPDVMLVRSPLTLDQARAWATLQGLTGQALFVSDRLMDLSRDRVDILRKVFPAADIRPLDLFPSTRAKRIWDLKIHHLGRAYDVAGVFNYGTLQALQVALSWKDLGLPAQAPLHVFDFWNQEYLGAWEAGFAVDLPPTSCRVLALVPCDGAIQLVSTSRHITQGWVDVQALRTEGNTVSGASRVIRDDPYDLHFAYPRGRNFQVASATARGASGPLPVSVTCHQGWATVRIRSSRTQRVAWKVTFRPAPAYAYPTRPPEGLQVEPAGLDGAILRWRDAYYLNAGYQVYLDGQLLGHAGGPAFPLTRLDPRRPHTAQVRSAWEDGGASPGKAELTFTVAGLLPGRLDLGTLEPLRSTGIRSAAAAFTVAGAHRRGLPAHAEAELEYDLKALYTTFSGEAAFDDSDRGRTKVTFTVLGDGRELWTSGALTGAGGPRAFRIPIAGVRRLVLRTTAPGAAPEDDDWANAPHAGWLEPVLEGPAR; encoded by the coding sequence ATGTCCCATGCCCAGGTCCTTCCCCAACCTCCCCACCCCGCCCGCGGCGGCCGGGCCATGGGGACCTCCCTGACCCTCGCCGCCCTCCTGGCCCTTCCCGCCGTCCCGGCGGAACCGTGGCCCCACCCCATCCCCGCCCGGGTGCAGGACGGCCCCAACCCCGATCTCTTCGTCATGACCCTGGGCCCCGTGGGCACGCCCCTGGCCCAGGGCATCTACGACCCCCTGCGGGACCAGGTCGCCCTGCTGGACGGCTCCGTCCTGCCCCACTACTACCGGGACCGGCTCGGCCTGAACCACTTCAAGCCCATGGACAAGTCGGTCTTCCCGGAGCCGCCGTCGGGCTTCTGCACCTGGTACTACTACTACCAGGACCTGGACGAGGGCGAGGTGCGCCGCAGCACGGACTGGCTCGCCCGGAACCTCAAGGACTACGGCGCCCGCATCGTGCAGGTGGACGACGCCTGGCAGAAGGAGAAGGAGGACGGCGGCCACGGCTCCCGGGACTGGAGCGGCGTGGACGCGCACTTCCCCGGGGGCATGGCGGCCCTGGCGGCCCACATCAAGGCCCGGGGCTTCGTCCCGGGGCTCTGGGTGGCGCCCCACGGGCAATCCAACCCGGAGGTGGTGCGGGCCAACCCGGGCGTCTTCCTGCAAAAGCCCGACGGAACCTCCCCCTCGGACACCTGGGAAGGGAAGTGGCTGGTGGATCCCTCCGCCCCCGCGGCGCCGGACTACCTGCGGCGGCTCTTCGGCACCTTCACGGGCTGGGGCTTCGACTACTTCAAGATCGACGGCCAGCCCGTGGTGCTGGACGAATACCGCCGCACCCGGGTCTTCATGCACGAACCCGGCGAGGCCGGCGCGCTGTACCGCCGCACCGTGGGGGCCATCCGGGACGCCATCGGCCCCCGGCGCTACCTGCTGGGGTGCTGGGGCCTGCCCGTGGAGGGCATGGGCCTCATGGACGGGTGCCGCACCGGCGGCGACGTGGTGCGGGGCTGGGACGGCTTCCTCACCGCCCTGGAACCCACCCTGCGCTCGTACTACCAGCACAACATCGCCTGGTACACGGATCCCGACGTGATGCTGGTGCGCTCCCCCCTCACCCTGGACCAGGCCCGGGCCTGGGCCACGCTCCAGGGGCTCACGGGCCAGGCGCTGTTCGTCAGCGACCGGCTCATGGACCTCTCCCGGGACCGGGTGGACATCCTGCGCAAGGTCTTCCCCGCCGCCGACATCCGGCCCCTGGACCTGTTCCCCTCCACCCGGGCCAAGCGCATCTGGGACCTCAAGATCCATCACCTGGGTCGCGCCTACGACGTGGCGGGGGTCTTCAACTACGGCACCCTCCAGGCCCTCCAGGTGGCCCTTTCCTGGAAGGACCTGGGCCTGCCGGCCCAGGCGCCCCTCCACGTCTTCGACTTCTGGAACCAGGAGTACCTGGGCGCCTGGGAGGCGGGTTTCGCCGTGGACCTGCCGCCCACCAGCTGCCGGGTCCTGGCCCTGGTGCCCTGCGACGGCGCCATCCAGCTGGTGTCCACCAGCCGGCACATCACCCAGGGCTGGGTGGACGTGCAGGCCCTGAGGACCGAGGGGAACACGGTGTCCGGAGCCAGCAGGGTCATCCGGGACGACCCCTACGACCTGCACTTCGCCTACCCCCGGGGCCGGAATTTCCAGGTGGCCTCGGCCACCGCCCGGGGCGCCTCCGGCCCGCTGCCCGTGTCGGTCACCTGCCACCAGGGCTGGGCCACGGTGCGCATCCGTTCATCCCGCACCCAGCGGGTGGCCTGGAAGGTCACCTTCCGTCCGGCCCCCGCCTACGCCTACCCCACCCGTCCCCCCGAGGGGCTCCAGGTGGAGCCCGCCGGTCTGGACGGCGCCATCCTGCGGTGGCGGGACGCCTACTACCTCAACGCCGGCTACCAGGTGTACCTGGACGGCCAGCTCCTGGGCCACGCGGGCGGCCCGGCCTTCCCACTCACCCGCCTCGACCCCCGGCGGCCGCACACCGCCCAGGTGCGGTCCGCGTGGGAGGATGGCGGCGCCAGCCCCGGCAAGGCGGAGCTGACCTTCACGGTGGCCGGGCTCCTGCCCGGGCGCCTCGACCTGGGCACCCTGGAGCCCCTGCGGTCCACCGGCATCCGGTCCGCGGCCGCCGCCTTCACGGTGGCGGGCGCCCACCGGCGGGGCCTGCCCGCCCATGCGGAAGCCGAACTGGAATACGATCTGAAGGCCCTCTACACCACGTTCTCCGGGGAAGCCGCCTTCGACGACTCCGACCGGGGCCGCACGAAGGTCACCTTCACGGTGCTGGGGGACGGCCGGGAACTGTGGACCAGCGGCGCCCTCACGGGAGCCGGCGGCCCCCGGGCCTTCCGGATTCCCATCGCCGGGGTGCGGCGTCTGGTGCTCCGCACCACCGCCCCCGGCGCCGCCCCCGAGGACGACGACTGGGCCAACGCCCCCCACGCGGGGTGGCTGGAGCCGGTGCTTGAAGGACCCGCGCGCTAG
- a CDS encoding S9 family peptidase: MPIAVKAARFLPFLLGLALCGQGTRADYERAARLKGATAAFFARASLRPVWREDGTSFWYRREDAQGRRAWVKVAAATGAREPAFDHGQLAAGLAKATGRPCDPERLPLEDLILPAGGRAVQFRTDGGWWALDPATGAVASILPPRPPAPPEPGTPAPRGPVTSPNGCYVARVEASNVVVRTLGGKVVHATTDGVASNPYTGAVDWSPDSRRLVAQRATVVPLHRVTFVESSPRDQVEPRVHTQDYAKPGDPLPVVRPVLVDVEARTCVPADERLAPTPYADYGDGLAVHWAPDGSRFFYVYNQRGHQVLRVIAVDAATGAARTVIDERSPTFIDYSGKQFLEYLDGTGELVWMSERSGWNHLYLVDAATGRVKNPITRGEWVVRSVVHVDAKARQVLLLAGGIVKGQDPYYLHLVRVGFDGSNPRVLTQGDGTHTVTLSPDRAAFVDVWSRVDRAPVAELRRTADGALVAELECWDAAELARCGWRAPERFTAKGRDGATDIHGVIYRPSNYDPGKKYPVIEYIYAGPQGSFAPKAFTRAPLHADLAELGFILVALDGMGTSHRSKAFHDVCWKNLGDAGFPDRILWMKAAAARDPAMDLDRVGIYGGSAGGQDALRGLLAFGDFYKAGVADCGCHDNRMDKVWWNEQWMGWPVGPHYAEQSNVANAARLKGRLLLLVGEMDTNVDPASTMQVVDALVRADKDFEMLVVPGSDHGTLRIPHVERRMKDFFVRGLLGVEPRWK; encoded by the coding sequence ATGCCCATCGCCGTGAAGGCCGCCCGATTCCTGCCCTTCCTCCTGGGCCTGGCCCTCTGCGGCCAGGGGACCCGGGCCGACTACGAGCGGGCCGCGCGCCTCAAAGGGGCCACGGCGGCCTTCTTCGCCCGGGCCTCGCTGCGCCCCGTGTGGCGGGAGGACGGCACCTCCTTCTGGTACCGCCGGGAGGACGCCCAGGGCCGCCGGGCCTGGGTGAAGGTGGCCGCGGCCACGGGCGCCCGGGAGCCCGCCTTCGACCACGGGCAGCTGGCGGCGGGCCTGGCCAAGGCCACGGGCCGGCCCTGCGACCCGGAGCGCCTGCCCCTGGAGGACCTCATCCTTCCCGCCGGGGGCCGCGCCGTTCAGTTCCGCACCGACGGGGGCTGGTGGGCCCTGGACCCGGCCACCGGCGCCGTGGCCTCCATCCTCCCGCCCCGGCCCCCCGCCCCGCCCGAACCCGGGACCCCGGCGCCCCGCGGCCCCGTGACGAGCCCCAACGGCTGCTACGTGGCCAGGGTGGAAGCGTCCAATGTCGTCGTGCGCACCCTCGGTGGCAAGGTGGTCCACGCCACCACGGACGGGGTGGCCTCGAACCCGTACACCGGCGCGGTGGACTGGAGCCCGGACAGCCGGCGCCTGGTGGCCCAGCGGGCCACGGTGGTGCCGCTGCACAGGGTGACCTTCGTGGAGTCCTCGCCCCGGGACCAGGTGGAGCCCCGGGTGCACACCCAGGACTACGCCAAGCCCGGCGATCCCCTGCCCGTGGTGCGCCCCGTGCTGGTGGACGTGGAGGCCCGCACCTGCGTGCCCGCCGACGAGCGCCTGGCCCCCACCCCCTATGCGGACTACGGGGACGGCCTGGCGGTGCACTGGGCGCCGGACGGCTCGCGCTTCTTCTACGTGTACAACCAGCGGGGCCACCAGGTGCTGCGGGTCATCGCCGTGGACGCGGCGACGGGCGCGGCCCGCACCGTCATCGACGAGCGCAGCCCCACCTTCATCGACTATTCCGGCAAGCAGTTCCTGGAGTACCTGGACGGCACCGGGGAACTGGTGTGGATGAGCGAGCGCAGCGGCTGGAACCATCTGTACCTGGTGGACGCCGCCACCGGCCGGGTCAAGAACCCCATCACCCGCGGGGAATGGGTGGTGCGCTCCGTGGTGCACGTGGATGCCAAGGCGCGCCAGGTGCTGCTCCTGGCCGGTGGCATCGTGAAGGGCCAGGACCCGTACTACCTGCACCTGGTGCGGGTGGGCTTCGACGGTTCGAACCCGCGGGTCCTCACCCAGGGGGACGGCACCCACACGGTGACCCTGAGCCCGGACCGCGCGGCCTTCGTGGACGTGTGGTCCCGGGTGGACCGGGCCCCCGTGGCCGAGCTGCGCCGCACGGCGGACGGGGCCCTGGTGGCCGAACTGGAGTGCTGGGACGCGGCGGAGCTGGCCCGGTGCGGGTGGCGCGCCCCGGAGCGCTTCACCGCCAAGGGCCGGGACGGCGCCACGGACATCCACGGCGTCATCTACCGGCCTTCGAACTACGATCCTGGGAAGAAGTACCCCGTCATCGAGTACATCTACGCCGGGCCCCAGGGCTCCTTCGCCCCCAAGGCCTTCACCCGCGCCCCCCTCCACGCGGACCTGGCGGAACTGGGCTTCATCCTGGTGGCCCTGGACGGCATGGGCACCAGCCACCGCTCCAAGGCCTTCCACGATGTGTGCTGGAAGAACCTGGGCGACGCGGGCTTTCCCGACCGCATCCTCTGGATGAAGGCCGCCGCCGCCCGCGACCCGGCCATGGACCTGGACCGGGTGGGCATCTACGGCGGCAGCGCCGGGGGGCAGGACGCCCTGCGGGGCCTGCTGGCCTTCGGGGACTTCTACAAGGCCGGGGTGGCCGACTGCGGGTGCCACGACAACCGCATGGACAAGGTCTGGTGGAACGAGCAGTGGATGGGCTGGCCCGTGGGGCCCCACTACGCCGAGCAGAGCAACGTGGCCAACGCGGCCCGCCTCAAGGGGCGCCTCCTTCTCCTGGTGGGGGAGATGGACACCAATGTCGACCCCGCCTCCACGATGCAGGTGGTGGACGCCCTGGTGCGGGCCGACAAGGATTTCGAGATGCTGGTGGTGCCGGGGTCGGACCACGGGACCCTGCGCATTCCCCACGTGGAGCGGCGCATGAAGGATTTCTTCGTGCGGGGGCTCCTGGGGGTGGAACCCCGGTGGAAGTGA
- a CDS encoding PAS domain-containing hybrid sensor histidine kinase/response regulator, producing MHAIRRWAMGGESQVFFALGPKGIVEGLATAGDRCWGWEAGEIHGREFLDFIAPGDRDRILRMIREVLSGKESLSTEARFQGKDGLARPLVCGLAAKSGRETVLGFTREFFPREEEDPRTQAALKELKDFKWALDQHAIVAVTDDRGKITYVNDYFCDISKYPREELLGQDHRIINSGHHPKAFFRDLWTTIKGGNVWKGEIKNKAKDGSPYWVDTTIVPLLDDEGHPIQFVAIRADITARKNGEEAQRQTQKLESLGVLAGGIAHDFNNLLTSILGNCNLASLSLPPGSPTQSFLDQIEQGSLRAADLTRQMLAYAGKGKTVIAPVNLNRLVTDMAKLLSISISKRATIHCDLAPQVPDITADPTQMQQVVMNLVTNASDAVAEHPGGVITLRTGDRTIDALDISSLAPINPIKPGRYVTLEVSDNGCGMAPGTIDKIFDPFFTTKFTGRGLGLSALLGILLSHGGTIKVYSEVGHGTCMKVFLPVAESQEPVPEADPVLASGELQGTVLVVDDDADARAIARAFSGTLGLKVLEAHDGLEAVNTFALRQREITLVLLDLTMPVMDGKEAFQRIREISAAVPIILSSGYNEREAVGDMEGSGLAGFLPKPYQHHQFEAVIRGALVPREPA from the coding sequence ATGCATGCCATCCGCCGGTGGGCCATGGGGGGCGAAAGCCAGGTGTTCTTCGCCCTGGGGCCCAAGGGCATCGTGGAGGGCCTGGCCACCGCCGGGGACCGCTGCTGGGGGTGGGAAGCCGGGGAGATCCACGGCCGGGAGTTCCTGGATTTCATCGCCCCGGGGGACCGGGACCGGATCCTGCGCATGATCCGGGAGGTGCTTTCCGGGAAGGAATCCCTGAGCACCGAGGCCCGGTTCCAGGGCAAGGATGGGCTGGCCCGCCCCCTGGTGTGCGGCCTGGCGGCCAAGAGCGGCCGGGAGACGGTGCTGGGGTTCACCCGGGAATTCTTCCCCCGGGAGGAGGAGGACCCCCGCACCCAAGCGGCCCTGAAGGAGCTCAAGGACTTCAAGTGGGCCCTGGACCAGCACGCCATCGTCGCCGTCACCGACGACCGGGGCAAGATCACGTACGTCAACGACTACTTCTGCGATATCTCCAAGTATCCCCGGGAGGAGCTCCTGGGCCAGGACCACCGGATCATCAACAGCGGCCACCACCCCAAGGCCTTCTTCCGGGACCTGTGGACCACCATCAAGGGCGGCAACGTCTGGAAGGGCGAGATCAAGAACAAGGCCAAGGACGGCTCCCCCTACTGGGTGGACACGACCATCGTGCCCCTGCTGGACGACGAGGGGCATCCCATCCAGTTCGTGGCCATCCGGGCCGATATCACCGCCCGGAAGAACGGCGAGGAGGCCCAGCGCCAGACCCAGAAGCTGGAGAGCCTGGGCGTGCTGGCGGGGGGGATCGCCCACGACTTCAACAACCTGCTCACCAGCATCCTGGGCAACTGCAACCTCGCGAGCCTCTCCCTGCCGCCGGGAAGCCCCACCCAGAGCTTCCTGGACCAGATCGAGCAGGGCTCCCTGCGGGCCGCGGACCTCACCCGGCAGATGCTCGCCTACGCCGGCAAGGGCAAGACCGTCATCGCCCCCGTGAACCTGAACCGGCTCGTCACGGACATGGCCAAGCTCCTGTCCATCTCCATCAGCAAACGGGCAACCATCCACTGCGACCTGGCGCCCCAGGTCCCCGACATCACCGCGGACCCCACCCAGATGCAGCAGGTGGTCATGAACCTGGTGACCAACGCCTCGGACGCCGTGGCCGAACACCCGGGGGGCGTCATCACCCTGCGCACCGGGGACCGCACCATCGACGCCCTGGACATCTCGAGCCTCGCCCCCATCAACCCCATCAAGCCCGGCCGCTACGTGACCCTCGAAGTGTCGGACAACGGCTGCGGCATGGCCCCCGGCACCATCGACAAGATCTTCGACCCCTTCTTCACCACCAAGTTCACCGGCCGGGGCCTGGGGCTTTCCGCCCTCCTGGGCATCCTCCTGAGCCACGGGGGCACCATCAAGGTGTACAGCGAGGTGGGCCACGGCACCTGCATGAAGGTCTTCCTGCCCGTGGCGGAATCCCAGGAACCGGTCCCGGAGGCCGACCCGGTCCTGGCGTCCGGGGAACTCCAGGGCACCGTCCTGGTGGTGGACGATGACGCCGACGCCCGGGCCATCGCCCGCGCCTTCAGCGGGACCCTGGGCCTCAAGGTGCTGGAGGCCCACGACGGCCTGGAGGCCGTGAACACCTTCGCCCTGCGCCAGCGGGAGATCACCCTCGTCCTCCTGGACCTGACCATGCCGGTCATGGACGGGAAGGAGGCCTTCCAGCGCATCCGCGAGATCTCCGCCGCCGTCCCCATCATCCTGTCCTCGGGCTACAACGAGCGGGAGGCGGTGGGGGACATGGAGGGCAGCGGCCTGGCCGGGTTCCTGCCGAAGCCCTACCAGCACCACCAGTTCGAGGCGGTGATCCGGGGGGCGCTGGTGCCCCGGGAGCCGGCCTGA
- a CDS encoding YciI family protein — translation MPFVMLILEPREQRARRTPEEGRAVYGRMVRFAEDLKDRGLLEGVSSLRPDREGTRVTVREGAPALVDGPFTETKEMIGGFFHLACTTREEALDIARACPAAEWTSLEVREAGPCYED, via the coding sequence ATGCCGTTCGTCATGTTGATTCTGGAACCCCGGGAGCAGCGCGCCCGGAGGACCCCGGAGGAGGGCCGCGCCGTGTACGGACGCATGGTGCGCTTCGCCGAGGACCTCAAGGACCGGGGCCTCCTGGAGGGCGTCAGCTCCCTCCGTCCCGACCGGGAAGGCACCCGGGTCACGGTGCGGGAGGGCGCCCCGGCCCTGGTGGACGGCCCCTTCACCGAAACCAAGGAAATGATCGGAGGCTTCTTCCACCTCGCCTGCACCACCCGGGAGGAGGCCCTGGACATCGCGCGCGCCTGTCCGGCCGCCGAATGGACCAGCCTCGAGGTGCGGGAGGCCGGGCCCTGTTACGAGGATTGA
- a CDS encoding RNA polymerase sigma factor, with amino-acid sequence MRDPSTGVHRAIDAVWRMESARLVAGLVRLVRDVGLAEELAQDALVAALEQWPGAGIPHNPGAWLMAAAKHRAIDQVRRARMMERKHGEMAREREALEEAAVEMRDAALDDPIGDDLLRLMFIACHPVLAPEARVALTLRLLGGLSTEEIARAFLVPVPTVAQRIVRAKQALAEARAPFEAPRGPEFRARIDSVRGVIYLIFNEGYATTSGADWTRPALCEEALRLGRILAELAPGEAESHGLAALMEIQASRLRARTGPGGEPILLPDQDRGAWDGLLIRRGLAALDRAERLGGVRGPYTLQAAIAACHARARTAGDTDWGRIAELYRELARRAPSPIVELNRAVALGMAHGPAAGLEAVDALRSEPSLQAYHLLPTVRGDLLHKLGRMAEARAEFERAAALTRNGRERTLLLERSAACGIPDRC; translated from the coding sequence ATGCGAGACCCTAGCACCGGGGTCCATCGCGCCATCGATGCCGTCTGGCGCATGGAATCGGCGCGCCTGGTGGCCGGTCTCGTGCGCCTGGTGAGGGATGTGGGGCTGGCCGAGGAGCTGGCCCAGGATGCGCTGGTGGCGGCCCTGGAACAGTGGCCCGGAGCGGGAATTCCCCACAACCCGGGCGCCTGGCTCATGGCCGCCGCCAAGCACCGGGCCATCGACCAGGTGCGGCGCGCCCGCATGATGGAGCGCAAACACGGGGAAATGGCCCGGGAACGGGAGGCCCTGGAGGAGGCGGCGGTGGAGATGCGGGATGCCGCGCTGGACGACCCCATTGGCGACGATCTGCTGCGGCTCATGTTCATCGCCTGCCATCCCGTCCTGGCCCCCGAGGCCCGGGTGGCCCTCACCCTCCGGCTGCTGGGGGGCCTCAGCACCGAGGAGATCGCCCGGGCCTTCCTGGTGCCGGTGCCCACCGTCGCCCAGCGCATCGTCCGGGCCAAGCAGGCCCTGGCGGAGGCCCGGGCCCCCTTCGAGGCCCCCCGGGGCCCGGAATTCCGGGCCCGCATCGACTCGGTGCGGGGCGTCATCTACCTCATCTTCAACGAAGGCTACGCCACCACCTCCGGGGCCGACTGGACCCGGCCCGCCCTGTGCGAGGAGGCCCTGCGCCTGGGCCGGATCCTGGCGGAGCTCGCGCCCGGCGAGGCGGAGTCCCACGGGCTCGCCGCCCTCATGGAAATCCAGGCCTCCCGCCTCCGGGCCCGCACCGGCCCCGGCGGCGAGCCCATCCTCCTGCCGGACCAGGACCGGGGCGCCTGGGACGGCCTCCTCATCCGCCGGGGGCTGGCGGCCCTGGACAGGGCGGAGCGCCTGGGCGGCGTCCGGGGCCCCTACACGCTCCAGGCGGCCATCGCGGCCTGCCACGCCCGGGCCCGCACCGCCGGCGACACGGACTGGGGGCGCATCGCGGAGCTCTACCGGGAACTGGCCCGGCGCGCCCCCTCGCCCATCGTGGAGCTCAACCGCGCCGTGGCCCTGGGCATGGCCCACGGCCCCGCCGCGGGGCTGGAGGCCGTGGACGCGCTGCGTTCCGAGCCGTCCCTCCAGGCCTACCACCTCCTTCCCACCGTGCGGGGCGATCTGCTCCACAAGCTGGGCCGCATGGCCGAGGCCCGGGCGGAGTTCGAACGGGCCGCGGCCCTCACCCGCAATGGGCGGGAACGCACCCTTCTGCTGGAACGGTCCGCCGCCTGCGGCATCCCAGATAGGTGTTGA
- a CDS encoding YciI family protein, with protein sequence MRVMILIKATGDTEAGVMPGKALMDEMGRFNGELVKAGVLLDGEGLHPSSRGARVRFQGKDRTVVDGPFAETKELIAGYWLWQVRSLDEAIEWVKRCPNPTGEWGEAEIRPLLEPEDFGPDLAPGLREQEACLRAQVDARP encoded by the coding sequence ATGAGAGTCATGATCCTGATCAAGGCCACCGGCGACACCGAAGCGGGGGTCATGCCCGGCAAGGCCCTGATGGACGAAATGGGCCGGTTCAACGGCGAGCTGGTGAAGGCCGGGGTGCTCCTGGACGGCGAAGGCCTCCACCCCAGCTCCCGGGGGGCCCGGGTGCGCTTCCAGGGCAAGGACCGCACCGTGGTGGACGGCCCCTTCGCCGAAACCAAGGAACTCATCGCCGGATACTGGCTGTGGCAGGTGCGCTCCCTGGACGAGGCCATCGAATGGGTGAAGCGGTGCCCCAATCCCACGGGGGAATGGGGCGAGGCCGAGATCCGCCCCCTCCTGGAACCGGAGGATTTCGGCCCCGACCTCGCCCCCGGCCTCCGGGAGCAGGAAGCCTGCCTGAGGGCGCAGGTGGATGCGAGACCCTAG
- a CDS encoding VOC family protein, which produces MAQVSTYLNFPRCTEEAFQFYRKVFRSEFRGPILRVGDAPGCGDQQPAGEADKNLVMHVAMPILGGHVLMGSDVPESTKFKVVQGNNVLINLEPDDRTEADRLFKALSEGGTVEMPLQEMFWGDYFGSIVDRFGIHWLFNCASKV; this is translated from the coding sequence ATGGCCCAGGTCAGCACCTACCTCAACTTCCCCCGATGCACCGAGGAGGCCTTCCAGTTCTACCGGAAGGTCTTCCGGAGCGAATTCCGGGGGCCCATCCTGCGCGTCGGGGACGCCCCCGGCTGCGGCGACCAGCAGCCGGCTGGTGAAGCGGACAAGAACCTCGTGATGCACGTGGCGATGCCCATCCTGGGGGGCCACGTCCTCATGGGGTCGGACGTGCCTGAGAGCACGAAGTTCAAGGTGGTCCAGGGCAACAATGTCCTCATCAATCTGGAACCCGACGACCGCACCGAGGCGGACCGCCTCTTCAAGGCCCTGTCCGAGGGGGGCACCGTCGAGATGCCCCTCCAGGAGATGTTCTGGGGGGATTATTTCGGTTCGATCGTGGACCGCTTCGGCATTCATTGGCTGTTCAACTGCGCCAGCAAGGTCTGA